The following are encoded in a window of Pristis pectinata isolate sPriPec2 chromosome 1, sPriPec2.1.pri, whole genome shotgun sequence genomic DNA:
- the LOC127569912 gene encoding serine/arginine-rich splicing factor 5-like isoform X1 has translation MRCSLFRMSSRVFIGRLSPHATERNVEKFFKGYGRIKEIDLKNGFGFVEFEDYRDAEDAVYELDGKELCNERVTVEHARARPRGGRGGGRFQGRFSQRWSRSSGGGGRNGPPVRTENRVIVENLSSRVSWQDLKDFMRQAGEVTFADAHRHKLNEGIVEFASYSDLKNALDKLSGTELNGRRIRLIEERKQYRSRSRSRSRSRSSSRSRSRTRSRSRSRGRKSYSRSKSRSRSKTRSRSRSPVPAKEQKGRSPSPAKSPQSAERPRSHSRSRSRSRSKSRSRSRSRSPSAESAE, from the exons GTGTTCATTGTTTAGGATGAGTTCCCGAGTGTTCATCGGTAGATTGAGCCCTCATGCTACTGAGAGAAATGTGGAGAAATTTTTCAAAGGGTATGGGCGAATTAAGGAAATTGATTTGAAGAATGGTTTTGGATTTgtg GAGTTTGAAGATTACAGAGATGCAGAAGATGCAGTTTATGAGCTGGATGGAAAAGAGTTGTGCAATGAAAG AGTTACAGTTGAACATGCCAGAGCGCGCCCTAGAGGAGGACGTGGAGGGGGACGGTTTCAAGGTCGCTTTAGCCAGCGTTGGTCCCGTAgtagtggaggaggaggaag AAATGGGCCTCCAGTTCGTACAGAAAACCGAGTGATTGTTGAAAATCTCTCTTCACGAGTTAGTTGGCAG GATCTGAAGGACTTTATGAGACAGGCCGGAGAAGTGACTTTTGCAgatgcacacagacacaaactCAATGAAGG GATTGTAGAATTTGCATCCTATAGTGACCTGAAGAATGCACTTGACAAGTTGTCTGGAACAGAACTTAATGGAAGGAGGATCCGACTGATTGAAGAACGTAAACAATACAG GTCTCGGAGCAGGTCCCGATCCCGTAGTCGCAGTTCATCCAGATCTCGTAGCCGAACACGTAGCCGATCTAGGTCCAGAGGCCGCAAGTCCTACAGTAGGTCAAAGAGTAGGAGCCGCAGTAAAACACGTTCTCGTAGCAGATCACCTGTGCCTGCTAAGGAGCAGAAAGGCCGGTCTCCTTCCCCAGCTAAATCCCCACAGTCAGCAGAGCGTCCAAGATCTCATTCTCGATCCCGGTCTCGTTCTCGGTCAAAATCCCGGTCTCGTTCCCGATCCAGATCACCTTCTGCTGAGAGTGCTGAATGA
- the LOC127569912 gene encoding serine/arginine-rich splicing factor 5-like isoform X2, which translates to MSSRVFIGRLSPHATERNVEKFFKGYGRIKEIDLKNGFGFVEFEDYRDAEDAVYELDGKELCNERVTVEHARARPRGGRGGGRFQGRFSQRWSRSSGGGGRNGPPVRTENRVIVENLSSRVSWQDLKDFMRQAGEVTFADAHRHKLNEGIVEFASYSDLKNALDKLSGTELNGRRIRLIEERKQYRSRSRSRSRSRSSSRSRSRTRSRSRSRGRKSYSRSKSRSRSKTRSRSRSPVPAKEQKGRSPSPAKSPQSAERPRSHSRSRSRSRSKSRSRSRSRSPSAESAE; encoded by the exons ATGAGTTCCCGAGTGTTCATCGGTAGATTGAGCCCTCATGCTACTGAGAGAAATGTGGAGAAATTTTTCAAAGGGTATGGGCGAATTAAGGAAATTGATTTGAAGAATGGTTTTGGATTTgtg GAGTTTGAAGATTACAGAGATGCAGAAGATGCAGTTTATGAGCTGGATGGAAAAGAGTTGTGCAATGAAAG AGTTACAGTTGAACATGCCAGAGCGCGCCCTAGAGGAGGACGTGGAGGGGGACGGTTTCAAGGTCGCTTTAGCCAGCGTTGGTCCCGTAgtagtggaggaggaggaag AAATGGGCCTCCAGTTCGTACAGAAAACCGAGTGATTGTTGAAAATCTCTCTTCACGAGTTAGTTGGCAG GATCTGAAGGACTTTATGAGACAGGCCGGAGAAGTGACTTTTGCAgatgcacacagacacaaactCAATGAAGG GATTGTAGAATTTGCATCCTATAGTGACCTGAAGAATGCACTTGACAAGTTGTCTGGAACAGAACTTAATGGAAGGAGGATCCGACTGATTGAAGAACGTAAACAATACAG GTCTCGGAGCAGGTCCCGATCCCGTAGTCGCAGTTCATCCAGATCTCGTAGCCGAACACGTAGCCGATCTAGGTCCAGAGGCCGCAAGTCCTACAGTAGGTCAAAGAGTAGGAGCCGCAGTAAAACACGTTCTCGTAGCAGATCACCTGTGCCTGCTAAGGAGCAGAAAGGCCGGTCTCCTTCCCCAGCTAAATCCCCACAGTCAGCAGAGCGTCCAAGATCTCATTCTCGATCCCGGTCTCGTTCTCGGTCAAAATCCCGGTCTCGTTCCCGATCCAGATCACCTTCTGCTGAGAGTGCTGAATGA
- the LOC127569060 gene encoding serine/arginine-rich splicing factor 5-like has translation MSARVFIGRLSPYATEKNVERFFRGYGRIKEIDLKNGFGFVEFEDYRDAEDAVYELDGKELCNERVTVEHARARNRGGRGGRYQGRFSQSYQRSSGRNGPPVRTENRVIVENLSSRVSWQDLKDFMRQAGEVTFADAHRHKMNEGIVEFASYSDVKNALEKLSGTELNGRKIRVVEERKQRRSRSRSRSRSRSSSRSRSRGRKSYSRSRSRSRSRSKSRSDSRSPAPAKEQRGHSSMASGDHVRSRTRSPSGESTD, from the exons ATGAGTGCTCGGGTATTCATTGGCAGACTGAGTCCTTATGCCACTGAAAAAAATGTGGAGAGGTTCTTCAGAGGGTATGGACGAATTAAGGAAATTGATCTGAAGAATGGATTTGGATTTGTG GAGTTTGAAGATTACAGAGATGCAGAGGATGCAGTTTATGAACTGGATGGGAAAGAGTTGTGCAATGAGAG AGTGACAGTTGAGCATGCCAGAGCGCGCAATAGGGGAGGACGAGGAGGAAGGTATCAAGGTCGCTTTAGCCAAAGCTATCAACGTAGTTCGGGAAG AAATGGGCCGCCAGTTCGTACagaaaacagagttattgttgAAAATCTGTCCTCCAGAGTTAGCTGGCAG GATCTGAAGGATTTCATGAGGCAGGCTGGAGAAGTTACCTTTGCAGATGCACACAGGCACAAGATGAACGAAGG aATTGTTGAGTTTGCCTCCTATAGTGATGTGAAAAATGCTCTTGAGAAGCTCTCTGGCACAGAGCTCAATGGaagaaagatcagagtggttgaGGAACGTAAACAACGCAG gtCTCGTAGTAGATCTCGTTCTCGTAGCCGAAGCTCTTCCAGATCTCGTTCCAGGGGCCGTAAGTCCTATAGTCGTTCCAGAAGTAGGAGTAGGAGTCGCAGCAAATCCCGATCTGATAGTAGATCACCTGCTCCTGCTAAGGAGCAGAGAGGCCATTCCTCAATGGCCTCTGGAGACCATGTAAGATCACGTACACGATCCCCTTCTGGTGAGAGTACAGATTAA